Genomic window (Peromyscus leucopus breed LL Stock chromosome 15, UCI_PerLeu_2.1, whole genome shotgun sequence):
GAACAGGGAAATACATGTTTAATCTGGCTGGTAGGTATGGGGGTGTTTGTTGTATACTCTAATACTTCCCTAAATGTTTGAAATTTTTGATCATTAAATTGTAAAGGCCTAGATTGCTCTGAGGGAGGGAGTGGTAGGAGACTTGCCCTTCCCACATACATAAAGGACAAATTTTCCTGAACCCAGTGTTGTTGAAATGGAAGATAGCCTTATAAACACGACAGCAAAAAGAGCAGCTCTCCTTTTAGAAGGTCAAGGATTGTCAAGCCTTCTTTCTTAGGCCAGAAACCAAATTGCAGTTGATTAAAACAACCAACATTAGGTGGAAAAGGATGCAGCTCTTTCAAAGACTGAATCCCTAAAGAGCTATTCATTTGGATCACTCAGATGAAGTTGATGAGAAGCAAGGGTCTGAGGCCCCCTtcagtgggtaagaatgagaCATAGACTCGGACCTAGGTCATAGCAGGGCGGAGACTATAAATTAGACCAGTAACTTAATCCAGGGGCTTCTGTGCCTCTGATCAGTTTCACCCCAACCTGACACTGCTTGACTAAAATGGCAACCCAGCCGCCACTGGACTCAGACAGGCAGCTCCAAAAATGGAGAACGGGGCACTGGAACTGAGGGACATAAAAGTTGGACCGGGAGGGTAGCAACCAGTGTTTACAAACACGAATCAGAGTCTCAGAAGGATCAGGCATCTCTGAAAATAAATCAACAAGGCCTGGGGACTTCCGACCATATATTCTAACCATCTACTCCCACCCCACCAGCCACATGCTCCCTACAAAATTCACTCGCTCCAAAATGGTACCATTCCCAAACTAGCTGAAATACAATCTTAGATCACCAACAAGGGGAGTCCTAAAATAAACCTCAGAAGACAAGCCAGACCAGGATGCTCTGCCCCATCCACTCAAGAACCTAGGAGAAGCTCCACACCATGCTTGGTGAGAGAAGCTCACCTCATCCTTCACCTCCAGGACGCTCTGAAATTAACCTCTGGTTTGACCAGACAAGAGGGTAACAGAGAGACTCAGTAGaccatctccttttcctcttccctaacTTGGTCCTGAATTTAGACCATTCCTCCCAAAGGTACCAAACTAATAATGATACCAAAGAAGACAACGGACCCTAAACtacatattttcaataaaattccaagatatttgaaggaaaatccccccccaaaaaactacAAATAACCCAACCTCTACCACCAGAGCGTCTTCCAAGCTGGCCGCCACGGTGTCGCACCAATCCGAAATGACGAGCCCTCAGCGCAGCTGCCCAGGGCGCCTGGTGGTGAGGTCAGCAGCGTGTCCAGCCCCGCCCCACTGAGGCAGTCTTAACTCTGACACTGATGCGCAAGCCCAGGCTGCAGGGATCCTCAGACGTGTCTACAGGAAATGGGGAGAGGAGCCCCTTCTTCCTCACTGGTCCCCAGAAGAGACATTTCTCAGCAACTGATGGGCCACCCCTTTGCCCACCAAGCTCCATAGCAAGCGAGAGGGTAGGATCCACTACACCTCACAATCAGCTCCATGTGCGAGTTCAGAATCATCTTAAAGTGAGGgacttgctaactcttcttagaTTACCTATATGAAAAGGGCTGATGTTTACCAAACCTATCCCGAcgacaggaggaaaaaaagaagcctgAAAGCTGTTTGTCTTGGTTAGCCAAGACAAAGTGTTAAGAGTTGGGGAATTTGTAGATGgtgttttctcatctgcaaaaaaagacaagacaagatCATGCTGGGAGAAGACCAGTGGGGTGAAAGCCATTCGGGGATTCTAAAAGTCAACCAAACAAGAATTCCGAAGTAAAGACCAGAGCCACACCACAGAACCCTGACACACTTGTGACTCTAAGGAAACCTACTGCCACCATCATAACAGTGCCCTAGAATGGAGAACCCACATGTCCCCAAGGAAAGCTGTGTCTTTGTGACAATTGTCTGCCAAGACAGCAAAGGAGCCGAGAGTGGGAAGGAACACCGCAAAGCAAAGGGTGACTAAGCCATGCTTCTAAGAGCACTGCCCACTACAAAAGTCACTTGGGAGAAAAGAAGCATGGGTAGAGCTGTCCCACAAAGACAAATCCTTGCTTGCTTACCTAAGCAGCCTGTTCCAACTTCAACAGGAAAAGCGCTCAACGGAACCCAGCAACACTGATGATCAACACCACTTTAGGACATTGGCTGAAGATGTGACATGCCCCACTCCCCAATGGCTCAAAACACAAAGGTAGTTTCCATCATGACCAGGTAGACATTATCAGAAGAGTAACGCTTAGAGCCCAGAAGGACGGTGTTGGAAGACAAAGATGAGCAAGTGGGACGTGCCCAAGGTCAGGGCAACACTgtgtggaagatcagagaagagcgGGTCGTTCAATCCTTTTGGGGGTTCCAACCACCACGTTAGGGGAAACTGATGCGTGACTCCTTCTTGGGAAGAACCAGAAGCCAACTGTTGTCAGGTAACACCAGAGAGAACAAAAGGTTGTAAGGCAGTTCATATCTCCATTCCCTCGGAGCTTTCCTCGAGGAATGGATGTATTTGGAGAAGTCACAATTTCAATAtggctttaaaacaaaattttctgcCTTCATTGAAGATAACTTTATAAACAATGTGAAAGTCAAGACAATCAGACTGGTGAGAAACAGTGAGAGTTCCTCACACAAACAACTGGCACCTGCAGATTTATTTACTGCCTCTTTTGGGCCATCAGCATTAGTTAGTTCTTGAGAAACACAGACTTTCCAACCACTCACAGACTGAAATAGAGCTCCCAGAGAAGCTCTGACTGAGATATACCACCTTGGCTGTACAAAGCATCTTTTGAAAACCCTATCAGGTGAAATGTCTTAGGCACTTCAGAAGTCAGATCCAGGCTGGGAATTCAGTTCTGGATATCAACTCATTGCTACTTGGATTTTCTTActatactaaaataaaaagaaaaggagagaagaaaagaagactgACTATTTTGGTTCATGGGGtctgggagggggaaagagaaggctGCCACTTCTCAGAGAACCACAGGAGGGAAGCTAACTGATCGGGATGGTATTTGGGAAAGGAGTTGGGGTCATTACCTTTCAACACCACGGGCTCTTTGCCTTCTCTCTTCAGGGACTCGAGGACTACGTGAAGTGGCTGGGACGGCGTCACTCGGCTCGGCTCATTCGTATTCTCATCATAAACTATAATTTCTTTGGAAAAGATCCTCTTGAAAGAGTCTTTGCCTTCCCTACAGGAAATCAAGTCTAAGACAGTGATCTTGCCCTGCTGCAGCCTCCGCCGGCTGATCTTATCGGCACAGTTAATGTGGACAGCTCCTTGGATATGACTCTTGTTGTACTCCATGAAAGGCCTGCAGTCAATGATGACAGGACCCTGGCTGGACAGGTGACTCTTGCTGCATTTGGTCATCTTCTTCGCCAGGTCATTGGGGTAGATGATTTTGATGCTGGCTAGCTGCTTGGGAGTCCCTGACACAGGGCTGCCCACCCCACCCGCTGGACTTAGAGAGCCTGTGTTCTCACTATTGTTGACCATCTGGTTAGCAGGGCAGGTGGTCGAGGTTCCTATGGCGCTGGTGGCTGTGCCGGCTGCAATGGCTTGAGTCTGGGTCTGGTGATCCTTGTCGTAGGTTGCCACAGTGCAGCAGCTAGTACTGCTGCATCCACAATTCAGGGAGCGGGCAGAGCCGCTGGATGAGGGCATATACGTCAGATTCGCAGCCTTGAGGGTCACAACGGCGGTGGCAATGGCAGGAGGGTGGCTACTACTGCCTGGGGTGGCAGAGCCAAGGTAGCTAGAGTCTAAACAAAGGTTGAGATCCTGAGGTCGGACAGGCCTAGACAGTGTCACTACTACCCTGTCGTCTAAAGGAGATGGAGGCATGAGGAGGCTGAAAACTGGCAATTCAAGAAGAACTCAAGAGTCTgtaaagaaggggaagaaggaaagaaagaataaagtcatGTGACACAAAAGGCAGTCTCATCCAATCCCTGGGAAAGACTTCTGCATATCTCTGAGCAAAGTCAACATCCTCCTCTAGGTGCCCTTGGTCATGATACTATCAAAGCCTGAAGTTCACTTTGATGCATTCCGAGAGGATGCATCCTTGAGGGACCACATCCATTCTGATGCTAAGTGGAGGGTTAAAATCGGAAGTGATGTTAGAAATGGTAATGGGCATCCTTTCATAGACCGGAATCAAAGTTCAGCCTTAGTGAAGGTAAAGGCACAGGGAACTGGGGACAATGAAGACAGGCAGGGAGGCTCTTACATTTATTCTGAGCCTCCTCTCCTGGGTAGAAGTATATTTCACCTGTGATGGATGCATTTGTCCTCCCTTGCATGCATTCTATTTCATTTCTCTACCCACTGCCAAGGCAAAGAGATAAGCAAGAGCCCTGTCAGAGCTCACAGAGAGCCTCAGAAATGAACGGCAGCTAAATTTACATGGGGCAGATGTCAACTTTCTGCGTATCAGGAATGTATCTTCTTAAGTCAATCTCCAGGGCTAGGAGCTAATCTTGCTTTCCGTTCTGATGGCTCCTTTGAAAAGCTCAACACAGTCCTATTCAAAGCTTCCATGTCTTCTGTGAGCCTCTTCCAAATCAAGCCGTAGGTCCCCTTTCACTATGAATAACTGTCCTAAAACCAAATCTCCAAAGGAATAGGTCTGGGACCCCAACCCAGGCTGACCCATAACCCATTCTTCCTTGGCCCCACTTACCCTTACCCTTCCTTGTGCTGTGCCCCTAAGCAAAGAAGGGTTTGGATTTCATCCGGGTAGTACAGACTCTGCATCTCCATTGGAGTGGCAActctcaaagattttttttttttcccagtcctATACTGATATTCCTCTTGGAGACAGTATGGATTTCATGAGGGCAACTTCGCTTGTCCCTTCACCACAGACAGGCTAATTAGGAAGCTGAGACGTGGTGCCCACAGGGgttacctctgcctcccctagGGTGCCTGCAATGGgtcacttccctcctcttcctgggcACAAGGCCACCCTACAACACAGCTAGAAATCCTCTACTAGACATGTACACAGCAAAGAAATCAAACCCCAAGCAAGAGCCACTCACCTAAAGGAACTTTAAGATTTGTCTGGAAAAACATCATAGATCATCGGTCTACTCATGACCGTCACCGTTCTCTGACACCGAGCCACGGTGTCACCGGCGGAATCCACACAAGCACACTCAGGAGCACGTACCCACCCGGGGCGGCATATCCCCACTGACTCAGGTTTCTCTCACCCACCTTTGGATGGGAGCAAAGGATCCaacctcctgccttcctccctccctccccatctcactccctgcctcccttgcgtagtttttttttttttttttcagagcgaGTACTATTCCAGAAGCTTAACTGTGTCCCAGCTAGACCACGAATGCAGTCAAAGTCTTTGCTATTGTGTTACCTGGTAGGGGATGTCCGGGATCAGTAGCCCATTCCTTAGGAGCAGGACCCAAGAACGTGTTCCCAGAGACAGGCTGGGACCCGCACCTCCACACAGAGTGCGCGGCTCGCTCACAGGCACAGAGTGTGCACCAAGATCTGCATCCTTGCAGCAGATAGCTCCAAAGCCATCCAGCCTGGCCCGGGGAAACCTCCCACAAAAATAGCGCTTTCCCCCTACCCTGTTTCTCGCTAAGCTCCCTTCTACCACTAAACAGGGacaggaggaaaaaaaccaaGTGGTTAGAGAGTGCTCCTTCCCCACTCCTGGGGCACTTAGCATCCCCCTTCCTCGCCACCGCTGAGCATCAGCAAAGCCTTGGGCTTTGAAAACTGCCACAAAGCATCTTAACGGAACCCAAACTCATTTTCCCCCTTCATCCCAGGGGAAACAGACCCAAGAGCCTAAACCTTAGGACCTTCCTTACCTGATgtggatctctctgtctctgactctctgtctgtctctgtctctgtctctgtctctctctctctctctctcacacacacacacacacacacacacacacacacacacacacacacacaaaactacacGGGACCCTCCAGCCTCGGGCTCTGAGTGGCCGCGATGACTTCCACTTACTTCATCAATAAGCGCAGCCCTCCACCATCTGGCGCCCGCTCTAGCTATGCGCTCGCGCAGTGCGCCCCCATTCACTCAGCTTCATTGATCCCCAGCAGCAACACAGAGTTACTTTCTCTTTTGCTACAGCGTAAATGTAAGCTTCGGAGGGGGCGGGGCTGCCGCCGAGCGACGTCGCACTGCGCCAATGAGGATCCAGAGACCGCCGCCCGCTACCTCACAGTGGCCTGTGGCCAATGGGCGGTCGAGGGGGCGGAGAAAGAGGCGTGGCCCCGCCGCGGGACGGAGGCCCGCTCAGTTGCGCTTGTGGGTTTGGTGTGTTAGAACGCGGGCGGTGATGTCATTGGCAACCAATCAAAAACTTAAAAGAGCCAGCCCGGGCCCGCGCGGAGCAGCAGCTCTCTATTTACATGTAAACCTAGGCGGCAGGACGCGGTTTAACCCTTCCCGGGACTGAAGTGTCAATGGCTTGCGCTGGCCGCTCCGGCTGAAACTGGTTCTTCCGGCGCCCCGGACCCTCCCACGCCACCTGGTGCGGACACAGGCCTCGCGGGGTCTCCATTCCACCTCGTGACTCCGGGTGGGGGCTCAGAAGTGTCCGGCCAACTTTCCCGAGGCCGGAGGCGACTCGAAGCCGGGTCCCTCCATGGCCGTGACAGCGCCGCGCGGGACGTGAGCGCGCACAGGGCTGGCCTCCCCGCCGCCCCGCTCGGCCCGGCCCGCAGATGTCGCTGCCTCTCCGGCTGCCCTACTGCTCTCCCGCGCGGCGGCTGCGCGCCGTGCTCCTGTTCCCCTACTTCCGTGCCCCGATCACTCCCCCGCCGTCCCCGGCCTGTGCGCAGGAGCTCGACTCGGAACCCGAAGGTGGCACCCAGGAGAGCTACGCGGAGGAGGAGGCTTGGCTCTACTCCGGCAGCCACTGGGGGCGCGTGCTGAGAGGCAGCGTGGGCGCCATCCCGCAAGGCTGGGCGTGGCCAGGCGCGCCGAGCATCCAGCAAGCGCCACAGCCCCGGCActtgcccccacccccgccctccgCGGCCCCGGCGCCTTCCCCTGACACCTCCCCGATCGCCGTGTCTTGGCGCTCGCAGTCCATCCGCCCCACGGTGCTGGGCCGTCGGCCCTCGCTAACGCAGGGTACTCGGCGAGCCAAGGAGCGCCAGCCCGGAACTGCAAGCGCGGGAGGGAAGGAGCCCGAGCCTAGGGTGAACAGCCAAAATGAGTGGCGTTTGAGGAACGTGGAGGAGCCGACACCTGCTCTCTCGGTTCCCCGAACTTTGGCCTTTAGAGGGGTCGCTGGTCGCAGCCTGTGTTCGGGGAAGAGAAGTGGGAAGCTGAGCAAGCCTGCCAGCACCTCGCCAGAAAAATATCAGGGAAGCTGCCGAAGAGTGACCCTGGAGTTCAAAGGAGTGGAAAAGCCTAGATGAACTATGACGAAGATGCATCAAAGAATCCTAAAGCAATAGAGCTTTTTatacctccccacccctcctagCTCAGAGAGGAAGACCAAACTGTGAAGTAATTGAAATGGAATAAAACATTATCTGCTCTGTGGAAGGTTCAGCTGTCCTTACTAATGGGAAGTGTTTGAAGGCATGCCTTAGACCCCAGACATTCTCTGGCCATTGAATTAAGTGTCCATCTAGGAGCAGAAGGTTTCCAGCCATCACCTTTGCTGGCCCTCTATCAATTGACAGTGATCTCCCTTGAGTTCTTTCATACAAGTGCACATTGGTGTTGCAAAAAGATTATTGTGTAGCCCTTTTCTAACCCAAATACGCAAataacaccccccacacacacacacacactcctgaaaGCCAGCTCATCAGTGTCCAGGACACACCATTTGGTCCTTAGATCTTTGAGGACCAGCAAGGTGAGCCTATCAAGTTAGGCTGTATGTACtttccatagaggccagaaaaggtccCAGACAAACTCAGTCGCCTTGTAGATGAAATGTCACAAACTATCCCATTACAGTtcctggagggaaggagggtcCCTATTTACGATTTGAATCCTAGATATTGAGTCTGACTTTTCTCTGTCCAACCAGATGCcctgtgtttatctgtgtatctATAAAACATAAATTCCCCCacccaggaaaaaaaagagggggatgAAAAGATACTTGTGGGAGTGATCGGGGATGGTGAGGTAGGTTCTCTGTTGGTTAAAGACATTAGAAGAATAAAGGTACTTATAACCTGTAAATTGTGATTCACAAAGCCCCAAGGGGTTAATGTGAGAAAGTAattcatttaatgagatgattattttattatagtttcAAACTAATAAATGATTGCAATTTGGTTAACTAAAAATCTAAGTCATccaggctgaaaaaaaaatgggaaaactgACCAAGCTACTCATCATCAATCAAACCTGAAGCGTAGAGTAATTACCAGATTACTAACATATGCAAAGACATGGAGGCTGTTTAAATTAGGCAGCACATTTGCATAGCTTATACTCAAGGAAGAAGTCAGAGTTCAGATTTTTGCACTCTGTTCTGCAATGCTTTTATAAGAGAGGGGTGATTTTGTTCCTGATTTGGAGTCATAATGAGATATAGCCTTTAAGTTTAAATGCATGGAATCAGTCAGCCTAGGCCATGAACACAGCCTTATCAAACACACAGCAAAGCCTTGCTGTTCGACATTCGTCCCAGAGAAAGAGCAAAGAATCTTCATCGCCGTTGGGATTTGTAACAAGCTTGTGTTGGTTTGTAGCTTTATTCCTACAAACTCTAAGGAGCATAAGGTTTCTACCAGAGCCTTGTGCTATGTGTTGGAGCGGAAGGATGAAGCTAACAGAAAACATGTCTGTTTGGCAGACATGTTCTACAGGTTAAGCCAGGTGTCTAAAGCAGAATAATGAGGTCTGCAAAATAATCCTGAAGGAAAAGGGAGATTCTGAAATTAAGTTGGGGAGAGGCTTACAGGACATTTGGCAAGACTGAATCtcaaaccaggtggtggtggtggtggtgcacgcctttaatcccagcactcaagaagcagaggcaggcggatctctgtgagttcaaggtcatcctgggctgcagagtgagttccaggaaaggcgcaaagctacacagagaaaccccgtctcaaaaacaacaacaacaaaaaagattgaATCCCAAGATAAAGGTGATATTCAATCATCAAGAAGTAGGGAATGTACTGAGGAACAGAAAATGAGGAGGTGGGAGGATAAGGTCATGGAAGTCAGCCTAGGGCAAGGTGAGGCGGAGCCCCTGGAGGAAATGGCACTGAAGATCTTTTCACCTGTTGAGTTTAAATGCCTTAATGAGATAGTATCAAGGGGTAAATACCTTTCTGAGCTGATGATGTAATGAGGGCACAGCTTTTGTGAATGATTGGGAATTCTGTCCTTTCTGCCATGTGCACACATAGTGTTTATTTCCTCCCAATTACATAGTAACAAGCGCCATCTTGGAAACAGGGGCCAGACCCTCACCAGAGGCTCTCTGAGTCTTGGTTTCTCAGACTGGGGGACAGTGGGAAGTCCAGCTGTTTTTAACTGAAGAGGCAGGATTAGTCCAGGACCGTGTTCATTAGAGCAAGTCCTAGCCCCGGAGGCCCAAATATACGTCTTCACTACTGTGAGCAGCAAACATTTATAACTCAGAAAAAGACTCTGTTTCATTGTAGTGGCCACTTACAGATGACTTGGCACACTTGAAAAGTGGTCAGTTGGAACTGAGACACGTTGAGAAAGACACACCTTGGATTTTGAAAACTTGTGAAACGTATAAAGGATGTCACAGTATGTGTGGATTGCTTACGTTTTGGATGTGCTGGGTTAAATAGCATGTCGTTGAAATAAATTTCacaggcaggcggtggtggcacacgcctttaatcccagcattcgggaggcagaggcaggcagatctctgtgagtttaaggccagcctggtctacaaagcatgatccaggacaggcaccaaaactacacagagaaaccctgtcttgaaaaaccaaaataaataaataaataaaattcactcATCTTTAGTTTAAATGTGGCTAGTGGATCACTTACAATGATTTACTTACTCTGCCTAGTTCTGCTGGATGACACCATTCTAGAACCTGCTTTAATCTGAAGCCATGTGGATACCAAAAATCACTACACCAGAACTTCAGAGCCTCTCTAGGCCTTCAGTTAGGATCATCTAAGGGGGTGAGacctgctgtgggtctctgtgaccTGAcctcaccctacccccacccttgACACAGGTGGATAGATCTACAGATCTGGAAGGGGACTGTTTTACTCAAGAGACCACAAAACagtctttcttttaaagacagtctAACATCTCTGTCTCTATTGTTTTTGAACCTCTGAAATCAGTTTACCTGTAAGGAGATTAGAGGCCCAAAGAATAGAGATGACATAGCCCAAACCATGTTTGATATTGGAACTTGGCCCCAGACATCTTTTCAAAACTCAAGCCTGGCCTCCACTGGCCACACAGAGGTGACTAGCTGGACAGGGGAGTCCTAAGCTCCCTGTCTTCACTTAGGCGGCAAGACCCCCTTCTCTAAAGCTGCCTTTGCTTCTGCTCCACAGACTGCCCCTGACTTGTGATGTCACAAATATCTCCTCTTCATCAGAAGAGTATTCGGGCTAGGCCCAAGGGTCATGGTCATATACCCAATGTACTAGCCATGGGTTGCTGGCAATACCTCAGCTGTAACTGATGGCTTCTAATTATCATATGTTGCCACACCAAAGCCTGTCCACATTTCCCCCATCACCAAGCTGAGCAATTACGTTTCCTCTTTGGAAATCACTGCCAGGACTAGTCTCAGCACCGAGTGTGACTTCACTGAGGACCCAGGGAGGGCACTGGAAGGGAAACATGTGCTGTGGGCATTGCTAACCACCCTGGGACTCGCTCCAGCTCTAACACAGGTTGAGCATTCTTAATCTGAAAATCCAAAATGCTCCCAAATTAAACACATTTTGATCACCAATATGATGTCACAAGTGGGAATTTCAAAATGCAGGTGTGTTAAAAATGTTTATACTATCACCTCTGGGTCTGTATAAGACATAAATGACggaactggagagatgcctcagtagcTAAAGAATGCTTTGCTGCTCccacagaggacccgagttcagtcccagcacttaatGGCAGTATGTGACCAaattgaactccagttccagaggcttgcCTGGCCTCCACGGACACCttcactcatgtgtacacacacacacacacacacacacacacacacacacacacacacacacatttaaaaataaaatctttccaaaCCATAAatgagggctggggaaatggcccagtgggtaaagtactcCCTGTGTAAGCATGAGGTCCGAGGCTCTTCTCCTAACCCTAGAGCTTCCCAGTCAGGGCAGCTGATGCTTGCTTGTAAAAACAGCAGAGCACATTAGAGCACACGGGGACATCTGAAGAAAGTGCTACACCTGCAGGCAGGCAAGAGTTGCTAAGATGAAGCTGGTAAACAGAGCAGGCTCAATATCTCAACCTCAAAGTGCTTGAGAACAGGGCTGCAGGTTTTCTTTGGGGCTTGTGAAATTCTTACGTACAATGAGCTATTTCGGGGCTGGTTTAAATGAGACGTGTCCCTCACGGGCTCAAACATTTGGAGGCTTGGTCTCCGGCTGGTGGCTCTGTCTGGAGACTTTAtggggaggtgcagccttgccagaggaagtgcatcactagggtaggctttgagggttTTCAAAGCCTtgctccacttcctgtttcctctgttgTATAGTTGTGGTTAAATatgtgagctctcaacttcctgttcctgccaagCTGGTGGCTTGCTTCCATGCCTCCACCTGTCACGATGGACTTCTCTCCCTTTGGAAGCatgaacccaaataaactctcctGTAAGCTACCTTAGTTATGGTGTTcgatcacagcaactgaaaagtaactaataagcCAAATCTAATACCACGAaatttctttattgtgtgtgcatgcctgctcaTATATGGGTGTGTTCATCTgagggcatgtgtggaggtcagaagtgaacatttgggtatttttttttaattttgtgtgtgtggatattttgtctggatgtacatatatatgcatcatgtgcatgcctggagcccatggaagccagaggagggcattggattccctgggactggagttgtgaTGGTTGTGAGTTGGGctgtgtaggtgctaggaatggaatccaggttctctggaagagcagcaagtgctcttaactggtgagccatccaTCCCTCCAACCCCTAGGATGTCTTCGCATCTCACTTCTCAACCTTACTTTTGAGGGGGTAGgttttcttcttgtctctgtccGTCAGCACGGGTTACAGGCACGGGTTTCCCTACCTGTCCTTTTACCTGAGTGCTGGCCATCTAAACTCGGTCCTCATGCAAAGGGACTGCACTCATGGGGGTTGAGCAATGTTGTGATTATTTACAAACATGGACTCCTTTAAATCTCCACATTTAGTGGAGTGCTAAAGTAGCTTTCATTTGAAGATGAGGGTGTGGCAAGCGCAAAGGTTAAGTGATTTA
Coding sequences:
- the Dusp10 gene encoding dual specificity protein phosphatase 10, translated to MPPSPLDDRVVVTLSRPVRPQDLNLCLDSSYLGSATPGSSSHPPAIATAVVTLKAANLTYMPSSSGSARSLNCGCSSTSCCTVATYDKDHQTQTQAIAAGTATSAIGTSTTCPANQMVNNSENTGSLSPAGGVGSPVSGTPKQLASIKIIYPNDLAKKMTKCSKSHLSSQGPVIIDCRPFMEYNKSHIQGAVHINCADKISRRRLQQGKITVLDLISCREGKDSFKRIFSKEIIVYDENTNEPSRVTPSQPLHVVLESLKREGKEPVVLKGGLSSFKQNHENLCDNSLQLQECREVGGGASAASSMLPQSVPTTPDIENAELTPILPFLFLGNEQDAQDLDTMQRLNIGYVINVTTHLPLYHYEKGLFNYKRLPATDSNKQNLRQYFEEAFEFIEEAHQCGKGLLIHCQAGVSRSATIVIAYLMKHTRMTMTDAYKFVKGKRPIISPNLNFMGQLLEFEEDLNNGVTPRILTPKLMGMETVV
- the LOC114710426 gene encoding translation initiation factor IF-2-like, whose product is MSLPLRLPYCSPARRLRAVLLFPYFRAPITPPPSPACAQELDSEPEGGTQESYAEEEAWLYSGSHWGRVLRGSVGAIPQGWAWPGAPSIQQAPQPRHLPPPPPSAAPAPSPDTSPIAVSWRSQSIRPTVLGRRPSLTQGTRRAKERQPGTASAGGKEPEPRVNSQNEWRLRNVEEPTPALSVPRTLAFRGVAGRSLCSGKRSGKLSKPASTSPEKYQGSCRRVTLEFKGVEKPR